From Pseudomonadota bacterium, the proteins below share one genomic window:
- a CDS encoding efflux RND transporter periplasmic adaptor subunit: protein MRAPAHTDLLLLLLAPLAGCTGTDEAAAGKPGGPGGPEPPAPVLLAEVVQKDVPVEIEAFGTVEPNATVAIRSQVGGVLVGVHFQKGQDVAQGDLLFTIDPRPARAEKQLTEANLARNRVQYENAQAEATRQKALYDQKLVSAEQYESARAAAEALAAALRADQAAIRSAKLKVDYSTLRSPIDGRTGDLLVDLGNLVKAGDAPLVTINQIHPIQVVFALPQRELPRVTAQMAASAPRVDAFVPGAEETPATGKVVLVDNAVDQATGTIKLWAEFENAESRLWPGQLVNVVVTLSVQAGAITVPARAVQTGQKGSYVFVAKPDGTVEDRFVEVARTYADDAIVEEGLAAGERVVTDGQLRLKPGSRIVEKTAAPGGPPKP, encoded by the coding sequence ATGAGAGCCCCGGCGCACACCGACCTCCTCCTCCTCCTCCTCGCGCCGCTCGCCGGCTGCACCGGCACCGACGAGGCCGCGGCCGGGAAGCCGGGCGGACCCGGCGGACCGGAGCCGCCGGCGCCGGTGCTGCTCGCCGAGGTCGTGCAGAAGGACGTGCCGGTGGAGATCGAGGCGTTCGGCACGGTGGAGCCGAACGCGACCGTGGCGATCCGCTCGCAGGTCGGCGGCGTGCTGGTCGGGGTCCACTTCCAGAAGGGCCAGGACGTCGCCCAGGGCGATCTGCTCTTCACCATCGATCCGCGTCCGGCGCGGGCCGAGAAGCAGCTGACCGAGGCGAACCTCGCCCGAAACCGCGTCCAGTACGAGAACGCTCAGGCGGAGGCGACGCGGCAGAAGGCGCTCTACGACCAGAAGCTCGTCTCGGCCGAGCAGTACGAGAGCGCCCGCGCCGCCGCCGAGGCGCTCGCCGCCGCGCTGCGCGCCGATCAGGCGGCGATCCGGAGCGCCAAGCTGAAGGTCGACTACAGCACCCTCCGCAGCCCGATCGACGGCCGCACCGGCGATCTCCTGGTCGACCTCGGGAACCTCGTGAAGGCCGGCGACGCGCCGCTCGTGACGATCAACCAGATCCACCCGATCCAGGTGGTGTTCGCCCTGCCGCAGCGCGAGCTCCCGCGCGTCACGGCGCAGATGGCCGCGTCCGCCCCGCGGGTCGACGCCTTCGTCCCCGGCGCCGAGGAGACGCCGGCGACCGGGAAGGTCGTGCTCGTCGACAACGCCGTGGATCAGGCGACCGGGACGATCAAGCTCTGGGCCGAGTTCGAGAACGCCGAGAGCCGCCTGTGGCCCGGGCAGCTCGTGAACGTCGTGGTCACGCTGAGCGTGCAGGCCGGGGCGATCACCGTGCCGGCGCGCGCCGTGCAGACCGGCCAGAAGGGCTCCTACGTGTTCGTAGCGAAGCCCGACGGCACGGTGGAGGACCGGTTCGTCGAGGTGGCGCGGACGTACGCCGACGACGCGATCGTCGAGGAGGGGCTCGCGGCGGGCGAGCGCGTGGTCACCGACGGGCAGCTGCGGCTCAAGCCCGGCTCGCGGATCGTCGAGAAGACGGCCGCCCCGGGCGGCCCGCCCAAGCCATGA